From the Coprobacter tertius genome, one window contains:
- a CDS encoding catalase: MEKKKLTSTNGRPIADNQNIQTAGLRGPVTLQDPWFLEKLAHFDREVIPERRMHAKGSGAYGTFTVTNDITQYTRASIFSEIGKKTDCFVRFSTVAGERGAADAERDIRGFAMKFYTDEGNWDLVGNNTPVFFLRDPLKFPDLNHAVKRDPRTNMRSANNNWDFWTLLPETLHQVTITMSDRGIPASYRYMHGFGSHTYSFYNKDNERIWVKFHLKSLQGIKNLTDAEAEEIIAKDRESNQRDLFEAIERGDFPRWKMQIQLMTEEQARSYAINPFDLTKVWYHKDFPLHDVGILELNRNPENYYAEVEQSAFNPMNIVEGIGFSPDKMLQGRLFSYGDAQRYRLGVNHNEIPVNKPRCPFHAYHRDGMMRTDGNYGAAKGYEPNSYGEWQDDPSKKEPPLKSTGDVYNYDEREYDNDYFTQPGLLFRLMTKDQQQVLFENTARAMGDAELFVKQRHVRNCSYADETYGRGVAKALGICFDEAMKAEDPAHPSWDPRNK; the protein is encoded by the coding sequence ATGGAAAAGAAAAAATTGACATCGACAAACGGTCGTCCGATAGCGGATAACCAAAATATTCAAACTGCGGGTTTGAGAGGGCCGGTAACATTGCAGGATCCTTGGTTCCTCGAAAAGCTGGCGCATTTCGATCGAGAAGTGATTCCCGAAAGGCGTATGCATGCAAAAGGTTCTGGTGCATATGGTACCTTCACGGTTACTAATGATATTACTCAATATACCCGAGCTTCGATTTTTTCCGAAATAGGTAAAAAGACCGATTGTTTCGTTCGTTTTTCGACGGTAGCCGGAGAACGGGGTGCTGCCGATGCTGAACGAGATATAAGAGGTTTTGCCATGAAATTTTATACCGATGAAGGGAATTGGGATTTGGTAGGAAATAATACCCCCGTTTTCTTTCTGCGTGATCCTTTGAAATTCCCTGATCTGAACCATGCCGTTAAACGCGATCCGCGTACAAATATGAGAAGCGCTAATAATAACTGGGATTTCTGGACTTTGCTTCCTGAAACTTTACATCAGGTGACTATTACGATGAGCGATCGGGGAATTCCGGCTTCTTATCGTTATATGCATGGTTTCGGTAGCCATACTTACAGTTTTTACAATAAAGACAACGAACGTATTTGGGTTAAGTTTCATTTGAAATCTTTACAAGGAATTAAAAACCTGACAGATGCTGAGGCAGAGGAAATTATAGCAAAAGATAGAGAATCGAATCAGAGAGATCTTTTCGAAGCGATAGAACGAGGAGATTTTCCACGTTGGAAAATGCAGATTCAACTAATGACAGAAGAACAGGCTCGATCTTATGCGATTAATCCGTTCGACCTTACTAAAGTTTGGTATCATAAAGATTTTCCATTACATGATGTCGGTATCCTTGAATTGAATCGAAACCCTGAAAATTATTATGCCGAAGTAGAACAATCTGCTTTTAACCCGATGAATATTGTAGAAGGTATCGGTTTTTCTCCGGATAAAATGTTACAGGGACGTTTGTTTTCTTATGGTGACGCACAGCGGTACCGGCTTGGTGTAAACCACAATGAAATTCCGGTAAACAAGCCTCGTTGTCCTTTCCATGCTTATCATCGGGACGGTATGATGAGGACCGATGGTAATTATGGTGCTGCTAAAGGTTATGAACCCAATAGTTACGGAGAATGGCAGGATGACCCTTCTAAGAAGGAACCTCCATTGAAATCTACCGGAGATGTATATAACTATGACGAACGAGAATACGATAATGATTATTTTACGCAACCCGGGTTGTTATTCCGTTTAATGACGAAAGACCAGCAACAGGTATTGTTTGAAAATACAGCCCGTGCGATGGGAGATGCCGAATTATTTGTAAAGCAACGTCATGTGCGTAATTGTTCGTATGCTGATGAAACATATGGTCGGGGAGTCGCAAAAGCTCTTGGAATTTGTTTCGATGAAGCGATGAAAGCAGAAGATCCGGCTCATCCTTCGTGGGATCCGAGAAATAAATAA
- a CDS encoding Fur family transcriptional regulator, translating to MKISNKLKSVGLKVTPQRRVVYEVMQKICHGSIDEIIGIVRSQNPDITISTIYRIMDSFCQAGLLSKFVGNNGKVIYDITVKEHHHIFTSGEEIIDIEDEWLSEIIREHVLLKIPENEAIDRISVYISTKNKENGKEKIDIDKRSSDSG from the coding sequence ATGAAAATTAGTAACAAATTAAAATCTGTAGGGTTGAAAGTTACCCCCCAACGAAGAGTCGTTTATGAGGTGATGCAGAAAATATGTCATGGATCTATTGATGAGATAATCGGAATAGTAAGGAGTCAAAATCCTGATATAACTATATCGACGATATATCGGATTATGGATTCGTTTTGTCAGGCAGGTTTACTGTCGAAATTTGTGGGTAACAATGGTAAAGTCATTTATGATATTACTGTTAAAGAACATCATCATATTTTTACATCCGGTGAAGAAATTATTGATATAGAGGATGAATGGTTATCGGAAATAATCAGAGAACATGTCCTCTTGAAAATACCGGAGAATGAAGCGATTGATAGAATTTCTGTATATATATCAACAAAAAATAAAGAGAATGGAAAAGAAAAAATTGACATCGACAAACGGTCGTCCGATAGCGGATAA